A stretch of the Hydra vulgaris chromosome 09, alternate assembly HydraT2T_AEP genome encodes the following:
- the LOC136084872 gene encoding uncharacterized protein LOC136084872: MVIVKALRALGQDAESLALNRSTIQRLRRKHRQQIASGIIQHFKPNTALTVHWDGKLMQDLTGTEKVDRLPILVTTMGKTKLLDIPKIPAGTGQDKAKAVYDAIRKWELENFVHGMCFNTTSSNTGRLSGACVLLEQLLGRPLLHFGCRHHIMELVLAAAFCVCMGPSKAPEILVFKRFQAQWSSFDQESYEDAFLDDVASAELSEVKHVIIVFCEQQLQDHQPRDDYCELLKLMLIFLGRKPTDWKNFRAPGSMHQARWMAKAIYSIKVWLFRSQFKLTLREPRGLLRVNIFLAKVYITFWFLAPLAYKAARNDLQLIQQLQAYPDQDIGAATSRKLVGHLWYLSEDLILFSLFDPEVDFTTKREIVKRSLEQEGEEVPLKRVVVDLATVQQKTLPDFVSKRSRNLFSILGMPDGFLAEDPESWNRRDDFKVAEAIVKSQAVTNDHAERGVALIQDATKSGRFKSEEQLQYALQVIEQNRANFPNVKKSTLLYN, translated from the exons ATGGTCATCGTTAAGGCTTTGAGGGCTCTTGGACAAGACGCTGAATCACTCGCTTTGAATAGATCAACCATCCAACGACTCCGTCGGAAACACCGACAGCAAATTGCCTCCGGAATCATTCAACATTTCAAGCCAAATACTGCTCTTACAGTACACTGGGATGGCAAGCTGATGCAAGATCTGACTGGAACAGAGAAGGTGGATAGGTTGCCCATTCTTGTCACAACAATGGGGAAGACAAAGCTTTTGGATATTCCAAAGATTCCTGCAG gCACTGGACAAGACAAGGCCAAAGCAGTCTATGATGCTATCCGAAAATGGGAGCTGGAAAACTTTGTCCATGGTATGTGTTTCAATACAACCTCTTCCAACACCGGTCGGCTGTCTGGCGCTTGCGTTCTTCTCGAACAGCTACTAGGGCGGCCTCTACTGCACTTTGGTTGTCGACATCACATCATGGAACTGGTATTGGCTGCTGCTTTTTGTGTCTGTATGGGACCCAGTAAAGCTCCGGAAATACTCGTTTTCAAACGATTTCAAGCACAGTGGTCATCCTTTGACCAGGAAAGTTATGAAGATGCCTTTTTGGATGATGTTGCCTCAGCTGAACTCTCCGAAGTCAAACATGTAATCATTGTTTTCTGTGAACAGCAGCTGCAAGATCATCAGCCACGAGATGACTATTGCGAGCTGCTCAAACTGATGCTCATCTTTTTAGGAAGAAAGCCTACAGATTGGAAGAATTTTCGAGCGCCTGGGTCAATGCATCAAGCTCGATGGATGGCGAAAGCCATTTACAGTATAAAGGTTTGGCTGTTTCGATCACAGTTTAAGCTGACCTTGCGAGAGCCTCGTGGCCTCCTACGTGTGAACATATTTCTTGCAAAGGTTTATATCACGTTCTGGTTTTTGGCGCCTCTGGCTTACAAAGCCGCTAGGAATGATCTACAACTTATTCAACAACTCCAGGCTTACCCTGATCAAGATATTGGTGCCGCAACATCACGCAAGCTTGTGGGCCATCTTTGGTACCTGTCAGAAGATTTGATCCTTTTCAGCCTCTTCGATCCAGAAGTGGATTTCACTACAAAGCGCGAAATTGTTAAAAGATCATTAGAACAGGAAGGAGAAGAAGTACCTTTGAAACGTGTCGTGGTGGACTTGGCGACAGTACAACAAAAGACGCTTCCTGATTTTGTCTCAAAAAGAAGCAGAAACCTGTTTTCTATTCTGGGCATGCCAGATGGATTCCTGGCCGAAGATCCTGAATCATGGAACAGGAGAGATGACTTCAAGGTTGCAGAGGCAATCGTGAAATCCCAGGCAGTAACAAACGACCATGCAGAACGAGGAGTTGCCTTGATCCAAGATGCAACAAAGTCTGGCCGATTTAAGAGCGAAGAACAGCTGCAATATGCTCTGCAGGTTATCGAACAGAACCGGGCAAACTTTCCGAATGTGAAAAAATCCACCTTACTTTACAATTAA